A region from the Thermus thermamylovorans genome encodes:
- the tsaD gene encoding tRNA (adenosine(37)-N6)-threonylcarbamoyltransferase complex transferase subunit TsaD yields the protein MWILGIDTSCDDTGVGLVRDGEVVVNLVAGQVALHEAYGGVVPELASREHLKVLRPLAERALAEAGIGPKDLSLVAATRGPGLIGALLVGYTFAKGLAWALGRPFYAVHHLEAHIAAAWPEGLEPPFLALVASGGHTHLFEVRALGRYRLLGATRDDAAGEAFDKVARLLGLGFPGGPEIERLAEGAEEAVPFPVPLRGQEGYEFSFSGLKTKALHLVERGLPGPALARGFQEAAIAHLAEVVLRAARDTGHRVLLVAGGVAANRALQGRFREAGLEVHFPPKGLSQDNGAMVALAAWRRHRAGFPPSPLSLGATPYWPLEEA from the coding sequence CCTGGTGGCGGGCCAGGTGGCCCTGCACGAGGCCTACGGCGGGGTGGTGCCGGAGCTGGCGAGCCGCGAGCACCTGAAGGTCCTCCGCCCCCTAGCGGAGCGGGCCCTGGCCGAGGCGGGGATAGGGCCTAAGGACCTTTCCCTGGTGGCCGCCACCCGGGGGCCGGGGCTCATTGGGGCCCTCCTGGTGGGCTACACCTTCGCCAAGGGCCTGGCCTGGGCCCTGGGGCGGCCCTTCTACGCGGTGCACCACCTGGAGGCCCACATCGCCGCCGCCTGGCCCGAGGGCCTGGAGCCCCCCTTCCTGGCCCTGGTGGCCTCGGGGGGGCACACCCACCTCTTTGAGGTTCGGGCCTTGGGGAGGTACCGCCTCCTGGGGGCCACCCGGGACGACGCCGCCGGGGAGGCCTTCGACAAGGTGGCGAGGCTTCTGGGCCTGGGGTTTCCTGGGGGGCCCGAGATCGAGCGCCTGGCCGAGGGGGCGGAGGAGGCCGTCCCCTTCCCCGTGCCCCTCAGGGGCCAGGAGGGGTACGAGTTCAGCTTCTCCGGCCTCAAGACCAAGGCCCTGCACCTGGTGGAAAGGGGCCTCCCTGGTCCCGCCCTGGCCCGGGGGTTTCAGGAGGCGGCCATCGCCCACCTGGCGGAGGTGGTCCTAAGGGCCGCCCGGGACACGGGGCACCGGGTCCTCCTGGTGGCGGGGGGTGTGGCCGCCAACCGGGCCCTGCAGGGGCGCTTCCGGGAGGCGGGCCTCGAGGTGCACTTCCCCCCCAAGGGGCTTTCCCAGGACAACGGGGCCATGGTGGCCCTGGCGGCCTGGAGGCGTCACCGGGCGGGCTTTCCCCCAAGCCCCTTGAGCCTCGGGGCCACCCCCTACTGGCCCCTGGAGGAAGCCTGA